One Calliopsis andreniformis isolate RMS-2024a chromosome 9, iyCalAndr_principal, whole genome shotgun sequence genomic window carries:
- the LOC143183170 gene encoding rRNA N(6)-adenosine-methyltransferase ZCCHC4, whose translation MECFWSDLTTHPQCPHGPTLLFGTHEKGKLEKFYTCSACRDKKLCKFYLKEGQKLSKQETIKWERERKLFTSRYHHRLLYIHFNEIMNLPPEKRCYCHTCEKLINVTEKDASNTHKDHIIKEGLTDYEMKHPTEILKPLEDSKQEAQYFFTKKATEDITNMLVKLGAKQVLCIGTPKIHEYIVDKYEDKIFSLLLDFDGRFHNFFGPLNYCWYNLLNNHFFHYSSVHMFKDFITRNNGKDTYLICDPPFGSRVEPMSWTIKKISELHQKWNNIKNENDFLKIMFIFPYFMEPIMKQKSNPPGVCGGLKDLKMTDYKVSYDNHSLFVTNSKPNKPPSPIRIFTNIPLQLLEFPESDGYKYCKKCQKWVSQENKHCKKCKDCTSKNGLTYRHCNACKRCVKPSWNHCQKCKRCTIFKHLCGKRPKISGKCFKCNEYGHTEKECNNSQENQANTEKKIKKRKLNDKETINNIKKRKMNNSHKSDEEEKETLGSSIVKKPTKKLEKNGVKQKIVPELKVKTSKKSKILKLPKQTKSLVGSNNKIKIKKKIKKQKA comes from the exons ATGGAATGCTTTTGGTCCGATTTAACTACACACCCACAATGCCCACATG GGCCTACTTTATTATTCGGTACACATGAAAAAGGtaaattggaaaaattctatACATGTTCTGCTTGCCGTGATAAAAAGCTATGTAAGTTTTACTTGAAAGAAGGACAAAAACTGTCAAAACAAGAGACAATTAAATGGGAGCGTGAGAGAAAATTGTTTACCTCTCGTTATCATCATAGATTATTATATATACATTTTAACGAGATAATGAATTTGCCACCAGAAAAGAGGTGTTACTGTCACACttgtgaaaaattaataaatgtaaCTGAGAAGGATGCATCGAATACACATAAAGATCATATCATAAAAGAAGGTCTCACAGACTATGAAATGAAACATCCAACAGAGATTTTGAAACCTTTAGAGGACTCAAAGCAGGAGGCTCAATATTTCTTTACGAAAAAAGCGACAGAAGATATAACAAACATGCTTGTAAAACTTGGTGCAAAACAAGTTCTTTGCATTGGCACACCAAAAATTCATGAGTATATAGTAGATAAATATGaagataaaatattttcattattattagACTTTGATGGAAGATTT CACAACTTTTTTGGACCACTAAATTACTGTTGGTATAATCTATTGAACAATCATTTTTTCCACTACAGCTCTGTACATATGTTTAAAGACTTTATTACACGTAACAATGGTAAAGACACATATTTAATATGTGATCCACCATTTGGTAGTAGAGTAGAACCTATGTCATGGACCATAAAAAAGATTTCTGAGCTCCATCAAAAAtggaataatataaaaaatgaaaatgattttttgaaaattatgtTTATATTTCCATACTTCATGGAACCCATAATGAAACAAAAAAGCAATCCACCTGGTGTATGTGGAGGTTTAAAGGATTTAAAAATGACAGACTACAAAGTATCTTATGACAATCATTCATTATTTGTAACAAATTCTAAACCTAACAAGCCTCCATCACCTATTCGAATCTTCACAAACATACCTTTGCAATTATTGGAATTTCCTGAATCAGATGGTTACAAATATTGTAAAAAATGTCAGAAATGGGTTTCCCAAGAGAATAAACACTGCAAAAAATGTAAAGACTGCACCTCCAAAAATGGTTTGACATATAGACACTGTAATGCATGTAAACGATGTGTTAAACCTTCTTGGAATCATTGTCAGAAATGTAAAAGATGTACTATATTTAAACATTTATGTGGAAAAAGACCAAAGATCAGTGGCAAATGTTTCAAATGTAACGAATATG GACATACTGAGAAAGAATGCAACAACAGTCAAGAAAATCAAGCAAATACAgagaagaaaattaaaaaacgtAAGCTTAATGACAAAGaaacaataaataatataaaaaaaagaaagatgaaTAATTCCCATAAATCTGATGAGGAAGAAAAAGAGACATTAGGATCTTCAATTGTTAAGAAGCCTACaaaaaaattagaaaagaaTGGAGTGAAGCAAAAAATAGTACCAGAACTAAAAGTGAAGACTTCAAAGAAGTCAAAAATTCTGAAATTGCCTAAACAGACGAAATCACTTGTTGgatcaaataataaaataaagataaagaagaaaataaaaaaacaaaagGCATAA
- the Htra2 gene encoding HTRA2-related serine protease: MAASLTRIPWRILKRNQFEYKQLVAFSCTDRFLQCKHFSTQQKKSNISDQTIKSILTYTVFVSGVGYALYKWKDDFHIYQFCSLASIIPTIHAKSITTVDINHNRDKYNFIADVVEISAPSVVYIEIKDNKRFDYYTGKPITASNGSGFIVQSDGLILTNAHVVINKPNTTVKVRLQDGSTYTGIVEDVDMHSDLATVRINKTNLPVMKLGSSSNLRPGEFVVAIGSPLALSNTITCGVISSVNRQSEELGLFNKQMGYIQTDAAITFGNSGGPLVNLNGEAIGINAMKVTAGISFAIPIDYAKDFLKKAEMRRKGKVQNAVETPRHRYMGITMLTLTPNLLFELQQRLEGIPQNIRHGVLICKVITGSPADSGGLQTGDIITHVNDEPVLGATNIYKAVESSKLLRLTVIRKMEVLHLRIEPEEI, translated from the exons ATGGCTGCCTCCTTGACGCGTATACCGTGGAGAATTTTAAAGAGAAATCAATTTGAGTATAAACAATTAGTTGCTTTCTCCTGCACAGACAGATTCTTACAGTGTAAACATTTTTCCACGCAACAGAAAAAGTCCAATATTTCTGACCAGACTATTAAAAGTATACTAACCTATACGGTTTTCGTCTCTGGTGTTGGTTATGCTCTGTACAAATGGAAAGACGATTTTCACATATATCAATTCTGTAGTTTGGCCAGTATTATACCTACAATACATGCAAAGTCGATAACTACGGTGGACATTAATCATAACAGGGATAAATACAATTTCATAGCAGATGTAGTGGAAATATCAGCTCCTTCTGTTGTCTATATTGAAATTAAAGACAATAAAAG GTTTGATTATTATACAGGCAAACCAATCACAGCTAGCAATGGGTCTGGTTTTATTGTTCAATCTGATGGTCTAATATTGACGAATGCTCATGTTGTAATTAATAAACCAAATACAACTGTTAAG GTACGTCTTCAAGATGGAAGTACATACACTGGTATTGTGGAAGATGTTGATATGCACAGCGATCTTGCCACTGTGCGGATTAACAAG ACTAATTTACCGGTCATGAAGCTAGGCAGTTCATCAAATCTTAGGCCAGGAGAATTTGTAGTTGCTATTGGATCTCCATTAGCTTTAAGCAATACAATAACATGTGGAGTTATAAGCAGCGTCAATAGGCAAAGTGAAGAACTTGGTCTTTTTAATAAACAAATGGGTTATATTCAAACAGATGCTGCGATCACA TTTGGAAACTCAGGTGGCCCATTAGTCAATTTAAATGGAGAAGCAATTGGTATAAATGCGATGAAAGTGACGGCTGGTATTTCTTTTGCAATACCTATAGATTATGCTAAGGATTTCCTGAAGAAAGCAGAAATGCGGAGAAAAGGAAAAG TACAAAATGCTGTGGAAACCCCTAGACATCGATACATGGGAATCACTATGCTCACTCTTACACCGAATCTTCTTTTTGAGTTACAACAGAGACTAGAAGGAATTCCACAAAACATTAGACACGGAGTTCTTATCTGTAAAGTAATCACTGGATCGCCAGCTGACTC GGGCGGTTTACAGACAGGAGACATCATAACACACGTGAACGATGAGCCTGTGTTAGGTGCCACCAATATTTACAAAGCGGTAGAATCAAGCAAATTATTAAGGTTGACTGTTATAAGAAAGATGGAAGTATTACACTTACGAATCGAGCCCGAAGAAATTTaa
- the LOC143183311 gene encoding LOW QUALITY PROTEIN: uncharacterized protein LOC143183311 (The sequence of the model RefSeq protein was modified relative to this genomic sequence to represent the inferred CDS: inserted 2 bases in 2 codons): MVEEEANVCGGRGKDDGSRGSGSWIEGSRLLMYSVNGSACPSAVPLVPGSKTPSPXSRVPSAMYISQNQIGSKVHRPNSPSSSKEVRRXTHRTMQALIPLIATLSVVSGVQLLPYTFLVDPLPVLRQYQNTRTGEHAYSYSGGPSAKEEIKDASGVTRGSYSYVDANGILQSVFYVADENGFRVAATDLPSENNINLEAAHILVARDTKSAAIEKSSRRKRSAEVPSQSEQKEKSGANYNLEPAKTLVRIDTEPLYQPLLLPSAVPLATSHQSQVQVHGNVRVNLSEVTSKAKPLDGVSQTLFPLGQSEIQNYLLRRQQLNKELQKFSDYIDKQKLKEAQKQDFVPIGVPISPVIPTVIAKDAVPVLPVAQLYTPSITTSISQQSISQIHPSKIPQISIPSAGEAIAPESSTLAPKEDMIIKSSTDLPPKEKAVPENIAETVPLKKDAAVASESLAPSTTASISSYEINQIHGPSKVKLEPTLLVNVAPITQLHSVVDLPVYIH; this comes from the exons ATGGTCGAAGAAGAAGCGAACGTCTGCGGAGGGCGTGGCAAAGACGATGGCTCGCGTGGATCCGGATCCTGGATCGAGGGATCCCGTCTTCTCATGTATTCGGTGAACGGATCTGCCTGTCCTTCGGCGGTTCCTCTGGTTCCTGGTTCGAAGACACCGTCGC GCTCGCGCGTCCCCTCCGCCATGTATATAAGTCAAAACCAGATCGGAAGCAAGGTGCACAGGCCGAACAGTCCTTCGTCGAGTAAGGAGGTTCGCA AAACACATCGCACGATGCAGGCACTG ATTCCGTTAATCGCGACTCTGAGCGTAGTCTCAGGTGTGCAGTTGTTGCCGTACACGTTCTTGGTCGATCCGCTTCCGGTGCTTCGCCAGTACCAGAATACGAGGACAGGGGAGCATGCTTACAGTTATTCTGGTGGTCCATCGGCCAAAGAGGAGATCAAAGATGCCAGTGGGGTCACGCGAGGATCCTACAGTTACGTGGACGCCAATGGGATCCTCCAATCCGTCTTCTACGTAGCAGACGAAAACGGTTTCCGCGTCGCCGCGACAGACTTGCCTTCTGAGAATAATATCAACCTGGAGGCCGCTCACATTCTCGTAGCTAGAGACACGAAATCTGCTGCGATCGAGAAATCCAGTCGCAGGAAGCGCAGCGCCGAAGTACCTAGCCAGAGCGAGCAGAAGGAGAAAAGCGGAGCA AACTACAATCTAGAGCCAGCCAAGACTCTGGTGAGGATCGACACAGAGCCACTCTATCAGCCGCTGCTCCTCCCCAGCGCGGTGCCCCTGGCCACCTCGCACCAAAGTCAAGTTCAAGTTCACGGCAACGTGCGCGTCAACTTGTCCGAGGTCACGAGCAAGGCTAAGCCGCTTGACGGCGTTAGTCAAACTCTGTTTCCTCTTGGTCAGTCTGAAATTCAAAACTACCTGTTGAGACGTCAGCAGCTGAACAAGGAATTGCAAAAATTCTCTGACTACATAGACAAACAGAAACTCAAAGAAGCTCAAAAGCAAGATTTCGTACCGATAGGTGTCCCAATCTCTCCTGTCATACCAACTGTCATCGCGAAGGATGCTGTTCCTGTGCTTCCAGTTGCTCAGTTGTACACTCCTTCGATCACCACTTCGATTTCTCAGCAGTCTATCAGTCAGATTCATCCTTCGAAGATCCCTCAAATCAGTATTCCATCCGCTGGGGAAGCCATAGCTCCTGAGAGCAGCACTCTAGCTCCTAAAGAGGACATGATTATCAAGAGCAGCACTGATCTACCTCCTAAGGAGAAGGCGGTTCCTGAGAACATCGCTGAGACTGTGCCCCTCAAGAAGGATGCTGCTGTCGCGTCGGAGTCACTTGCCCCGTCTACCACCGCGTCCATCAGCAGCTACGAGATCAACCAAATCCATGGACCCTCGAAGGTTAAGCTCGAGCCAACTTTGCTAGTGAACGTCGCGCCGATCACGCAACTACATTCGGTCGTTGATCTGCCAGTCTATATTCATTAA